A window of the Serratia sarumanii genome harbors these coding sequences:
- a CDS encoding MFS transporter, protein MTHSTSELNIQQAIDDSKFSLFHWTLIILGFLILAIDGFDTAAMGYIAPSVAKDWGIIKQDLGPVLSAALLGLSLGALIAGPISDRIGRKRVLVFSCLFFGLSSLATAYAGSLNSLTLWRFLTGLGLGAAMPNAITLISEYAPQRCRSLAINTMYCGFPLGAAGGGAISSWLIPSYGWHSVLLLGAIAPLALTVLLILLLPESVKYMVNRGQDAAKIKRIAQRFVSQSLDGVTRFYLYEEKLTHTKTSVGLLFSRPYLLGTLMLWLTYFMGLVIYYVLLSWMPILMQGLGYQLEQSAMLTSLFTFGGTLGILVAGWLMDRWNAHKVVSSGFVATALLIVAMATEDKHIVLLGAFIFLMGVTMNGAQSGLQTLAATFYPTHSRATGIAWMQGIGRFGGVAGTMMGAQLLAMQWEVQSILMFLCVPALIAAIATVCKMSRKPTLQPAA, encoded by the coding sequence ATGACTCATTCCACCAGCGAGTTGAACATTCAGCAGGCCATCGACGACAGCAAGTTTTCGCTGTTTCACTGGACCCTGATCATTCTCGGATTCCTGATCCTCGCCATCGACGGTTTCGATACCGCCGCCATGGGCTATATCGCCCCCTCGGTCGCCAAAGACTGGGGCATCATCAAACAGGATCTGGGGCCGGTGCTGAGCGCCGCGCTGCTGGGGCTGTCGCTCGGCGCGCTGATCGCCGGGCCAATCTCCGATCGCATCGGCCGCAAGCGCGTGCTGGTGTTTTCCTGTCTGTTCTTCGGCCTGTCGAGCCTGGCCACCGCCTACGCCGGCTCGCTCAATAGCCTGACGCTGTGGCGTTTCCTCACCGGCCTCGGGCTGGGAGCGGCGATGCCCAACGCCATCACGCTGATCTCCGAATACGCGCCGCAGCGCTGCCGTTCGCTGGCGATCAACACCATGTACTGCGGTTTCCCGCTGGGCGCGGCCGGCGGCGGCGCCATTTCATCGTGGCTGATCCCGAGCTACGGCTGGCACAGCGTGCTGCTGCTCGGCGCCATTGCGCCGCTGGCGTTGACGGTTTTGCTGATCCTGCTGCTGCCGGAATCAGTCAAATACATGGTCAACCGCGGGCAGGATGCGGCGAAGATCAAGCGCATCGCACAGCGCTTCGTCAGCCAGAGCCTGGACGGCGTGACGCGTTTTTACCTGTACGAAGAGAAGCTTACGCACACCAAGACCAGCGTCGGCCTGCTGTTCAGCCGCCCTTACCTGCTCGGCACGCTGATGCTGTGGCTGACCTACTTTATGGGGCTGGTGATCTACTACGTTTTGCTGAGCTGGATGCCGATCCTGATGCAGGGACTGGGTTACCAGCTGGAGCAATCGGCGATGCTCACCTCGCTGTTCACCTTCGGCGGCACGCTCGGCATCCTGGTGGCCGGCTGGCTGATGGATCGCTGGAACGCGCATAAGGTGGTCTCGAGCGGCTTTGTCGCCACTGCCCTGCTGATCGTGGCGATGGCGACCGAGGACAAACACATCGTGCTGCTGGGCGCCTTCATCTTCCTGATGGGCGTCACCATGAACGGCGCGCAGTCCGGGCTGCAAACGCTGGCGGCCACCTTCTACCCCACCCACAGCCGCGCCACCGGCATCGCCTGGATGCAGGGCATCGGCCGCTTCGGCGGCGTCGCCGGCACCATGATGGGCGCCCAACTGCTGGCGATGCAGTGGGAGGTGCAGAGCATCCTGATGTTCCTGTGCGTGCCGGCGCTGATCGCCGCCATCGCCACGGTATGCAAAATGAGCCGCAAACCGACGCTACAACCGGCGGCCTGA
- the queE gene encoding 7-carboxy-7-deazaguanine synthase QueE, which translates to MQYPINEMFQTLQGEGFFTGVPAIFIRLQGCPVGCSWCDTKHTWEKEANREVDLQRILVKTEESDAWGNASAEQLLAVMRQQGYTARHVVITGGEPCIYDLTPLTELFEQHGYGCQIETSGTHEVRCSANTWVTVSPKVNMRGGMKVLDQALRRADEVKHPVARERDIEALDALLATLQDDKARIIALQPISQKEEATRLCIETCIARNWRLSMQTHKYLNIA; encoded by the coding sequence ATGCAGTACCCGATCAATGAGATGTTCCAAACCTTGCAGGGCGAAGGCTTTTTCACCGGCGTGCCGGCCATTTTTATCCGCTTGCAGGGCTGCCCGGTAGGGTGCAGTTGGTGCGACACCAAACATACCTGGGAAAAGGAAGCCAATCGGGAAGTCGACCTGCAACGGATCCTGGTCAAAACAGAGGAAAGCGACGCCTGGGGCAACGCCAGCGCCGAGCAACTGTTGGCGGTGATGCGCCAACAAGGTTACACCGCGCGCCATGTGGTGATCACCGGCGGCGAACCCTGCATCTACGATCTGACACCGCTGACCGAGCTGTTCGAACAGCATGGCTACGGCTGCCAGATTGAGACCAGCGGCACCCACGAGGTGCGCTGTTCCGCCAACACCTGGGTGACGGTTTCGCCGAAGGTGAATATGCGCGGCGGCATGAAGGTGCTGGATCAGGCGCTGCGGCGCGCCGACGAGGTGAAGCATCCGGTGGCGCGCGAGCGCGACATCGAGGCGCTGGACGCGCTGCTGGCGACGCTGCAGGACGACAAGGCGCGCATTATTGCGCTGCAGCCGATCAGCCAGAAAGAAGAGGCGACCCGCCTGTGCATCGAAACCTGCATCGCGCGCAACTGGCGGCTGTCGATGCAGACCCACAAGTATCTGAACATCGCCTAA